The proteins below are encoded in one region of Hordeum vulgare subsp. vulgare chromosome 3H, MorexV3_pseudomolecules_assembly, whole genome shotgun sequence:
- the LOC123439644 gene encoding protein phosphatase 2C 56-like, which produces MASMDDIDLNAPWNADGVPEEAVPMWGECPQMYLSYGVATRNDRLPMLKDAIAAVKSFTVLSPPMGLDFFGVFDGILGAKFAEHMEERLHVALANDIERDLRAESPRPRDDVESWWRATIVDAFRVVGSQAVADGGNGVDAPAPVGSGALVALVLEDYFVLANRGVSRAVIYRGYEAVPLTPEQRPMPRNAGGDVVGSTCRVQDVMPPRAFSGSSKFRAAVPEPEVIAVKRKPGDKFLILATRGLWDFVTPGDACAFIERRLSVYVPRIIMPWEKKPTNSSGPPCAKILANELAEHAISKGTKHNVNIVVILLKNFWDQSIPSTSEE; this is translated from the exons ATGGCCTCCATGGACGACATCGATCTCAACGCGCCGTGGAACGCGGATGGTGTCCCGGAAGAGGCGGTGCCGATGTGGGGAGAATGCCCGCAGATGTACCTCTCGTACGGCGTCGCCACTCGCAACGACCGGCTCCCGATGCTCAAGGACGCCATAGCCGCCGTGAAGTCGTTCACGGTGCTGTCCCCGCCGATGGGGCTTGATTTCTTCGGGGTCTTCGACGGGATCTTGGGCGCCAAGTTCGCGGAGCACATGGAAGAGCGGCTGCACGTCGCCCTCGCCAACGACATAGAGCGGGACCTGCGCGCCGAGTCTCCGCGGCCTCGCGACGACGTCGAGAGCTGGTGGAGGGCGACCATCGTGGACGCTTTCCGCGTGGTGGGCAGCCAGGCGGTCGCTGACGGCGGTAATGGCGTCGATGCTCCTGCGCCCGTCGGCTCCGGGGCTCTCGTCGCGCTGGTTCTCGAGGACTACTTCGTCCTCGCCAACCGAGGCGTCTCTAGAGCCGTGATCTACCGCGGCTATGAGGCTGTGCCGCTCACCCCCGAGCAAAGGCCTATG CCACGAAATGCAGGAGGTGATGTGGTTGGATCTACCTGCAGAGTTCAAGACGTTATGCCTCCTCGCGCTTTTT CTGGGAGTTCAAAGTTTAGGGCTGCTGTCCCAGAACCTGAGGTCATCGCGGTGAAGCGGAAGCCAGGGGACAAGTTCCTAATCCTGGCCACCCGGGGGCTCTGGGACTTCGTCACTCCAGGCGACGCGTGTGCCTTCATCGAGAGAAGATTGAGCGTGTACGTGCCGCGAATCATCATGCCGTGGGAGAAGAAGCCAACGAACAGCAGCGGCCCGCCCTGTGCCAAGATACTCGCCAATGAGTTGGCTGAACACGCGATCAGCAAGGGCACCAAGCACAACGTGAACATCGTCGTCATACTGCTCAAGAATTTCTGGGACCAGAGTATTCCCTCAACTTCTGAGGAGTGA